A section of the Pan paniscus chromosome 7, NHGRI_mPanPan1-v2.0_pri, whole genome shotgun sequence genome encodes:
- the LRRC14 gene encoding leucine-rich repeat-containing protein 14, which produces MHTLVFLSTRQVLQCQPAACQALPLLPRELFPLLFKVAFMDKKTVVLRELVHTWPFPLLSFQQLLQECAHCSRALLQERPSTESMQAVILGLTARLHTSEPGASTQPLCRKHALRVLDMTGLLDDGVEQDPGTMSMWDCTAAVARTCIAQQQGGAAEPGPAPIPVEVRVDLRVNRASYAFLREALRSSVGSPLRLCCRDLRAEDLPMRNTVALLQLLDAGCLRRVDLRFNNLGLRGLSVIIPHVARFQHLASLRLHYVHGDSRQPSVDGEDNFRYFLAQMGRFTCLRELSMGSSLLSGRLDQLLSTLQSPLESLELAFCALLPEDLRFLARSPHAAHLKKLDLSGNDLSGSQLAPFQGLLQASAATLLHLELTECQLADTQLLATLPILTRCASLRYLGLYGNPLSMAGLKELLQDSVAQAELRTVVHPFPVDCYEGLPWPPPASVLLEASINEEKFARVEAELHQLLLASGRAHVLWTTDIYGRLAADYFSL; this is translated from the exons ATGCACACGCTTGTGTTCTTGAGCACACGGCAGGTGCTGCAGTGCCAGCCAGCTGCctgccaggccctgcccctgctgccACGCGAACTCTTCCCCCTGCTGTTCAAGGTGGCCTTCATGGACAAGAAGACAGTGGTACTGCGCGAGTTGGTACACACGTGGCCCTTCCCGCTGCTCAGTTTCCAGCAGCTGCTACAGGAGTGTGCCCACTGCAGCCGTGCCCTCCTGCAGGAGCGGCCTAGCACTGAGAGCATGCAGGCTGTTATCCTGGGGCTGACTGCCCGGCTCCACACCTCAGAGCCTGGGGCCAGCACACAGCCCCTCTGCAG GAAGCATGCGCTGCGGGTGCTGGACATGACGGGCCTCTTGGATGATGGTGTGGAACAGGATCCTGGCACCATGAGCATGTGGGACTGTACTGCTGCCGTAGCTCGCACATGCATTGCCCAGCAGCAGGGTGGGGCCGCAGAGCCTGGGCCAGCCCCCATCCCCGTGGAGGTGCGCGTGGACCTGCGGGTAAACCGGGCCTCCTATGCCTTCCTGCGGGAGGCCCTCCGAAGCAGCGTGGGCAGCCCGCTGCGGCTCTGCTGCCGGGACCTGCGAGCTGAGGACCTGCCCATGCGTAACACTGTGGCCCTGCTGCAGCTTCTGGATGCAGGCTGCCTGCGCCGCGTGGACCTGCGCTTCAACAATCTGGGCCTGCGCGGCCTGTCTGTAATCATCCCACACGTGGCCCGCTTCCAGCACCTGGCCAGCCTGCGGCTCCACTATGTGCATGGGGATTCAAGGCAGCCCTCCGTGGATGGCGAGGACAACTTCCGCTACTTCCTTGCCCAGATGGGCCGCTTCACCTGTCTGCGTGAGCTCAGCATGGGCTCCTCTCTCCTTTCAGGGAGGCTGGACCAGCTGCTCAG CACCCTGCAGAGCCCCCTGGAGAGCCTGGAGTTGGCCTTCTGTGCTCTGCTGCCTGAGGACCTACGCTTCCTGGCACGGAGCCCACATGCTGCCCACCTCAAGAAGTTGGACCTGAGTGGTAACGACCTGTCTGGCAGCCAGCTGGCACCCTTCCAGGGTCTGTTGCAGGCATCAGCAGCCACACTGTTGCATCTGGAGCTGACTGAGTGTCAGCTCGCAGACACCCAGCTGTTGGCCACACTACCCATCCTGACTCGGTGCGCCAGTCTCCGGTACCTTGGCCTCTATGGCAACCCACTGTCCATGGCGGGCCTCAAGGAGCTGCTGCAGGACTCAGTGGCACAGGCTGAGCTGCGCACTGTGGTGCACCCCTTCCCTGTGGACTGCTACGAGGGCTTGCCCTGGCCGCCGCCTGCCTCTGTCCTGCTGGAGGCCTCCATCAATGAGGAGAAGTTTGCCCGCGTAGAAGCTGAGTTGCACCAGCTGCTTCTAGCCTCGGGCCGTGCCCACGTGCTCTGGACCACGGACATCTACGGGCGACTGGCTGCGGACTACTTCAGCCTATGA
- the LRRC24 gene encoding leucine-rich repeat-containing protein 24, with product MALRAPALLPLLLLLLPLRAAGCPAACRCYSATVECGALRLRVVPLGIPPGTQTLFLQDNNIARLEPGALAPLAALRRLYLHNNSLRALEAGAFRAQPRLLELALTSNRLRGLRSGAFVGLAQLRVLYLAGNQLARLLDFTFLHLPRLQELHLQENSIELLEDQALAGLSSLALLDLSRNQLGTISREALQPLASLQVLRLTENPWRCDCALHWLGAWIKEGGQRLLTSRDRKIMCAEPPRLALQSLLDVSHSSLICIPPSVHVQPLELTANLGEDLRVACQASGYPQPLVTWRKVPQPREGRPRAQAQLEGGLLGLGGHSASDTGSGMLFLSNITLAHAGKYECEASNAGGAARVPFRLLVNASRQQPQQPAQPPPPAARPAGSEPRPEAGSMAFRALGLATQTAIAAAIALLALTALLLVAMICRRRRRRKKARGPPGEGALFVNDYLDGPCTFAQLEELRDERGHEMFVINRSKPLFAEGPAEAPADCGQAEGAGPGLRVPPPVAYEIHC from the exons ATGGCCCTGAGGGCCCCCGcactgctgccgctgctgctgctactactgcCGCTCCGCGCCGCCGGCTGCCCAGCAGCCTGCCGCTGCTACAGCGCCACGGTGGAGTGTGGCGCCCTGCGGTTGCGCGTCGTCCCGCTGGGAATCCCGCCAGGGACGCAG ACACTCTTCCTGCAGGACAACAACATCGCCCGCCTAGAGCCGGGAGCCCTGGCGCCACTCGCCGCTCTGCGCCGGCTCTACCTGCACAACAACAGCCTGCGCGCCCTGGAGGCCGGCGCCTTCCGCGCGCAGCCGCGCCTGCTGGAGCTGGCGCTCACTAGCAACCGGCTGCGCGGCTTGCGCAGCGGCGCCTTCGTAGGCCTGGCCCAGCTGCGCGTGCTCTACCTGGCGGGCAACCAGCTGGCGCGGCTGCTGGATTTCACCTTCTTGCACCTGCCG CGACTGCAGGAGCTTCACCTGCAAGAAAACAGCATTGAGCTGCTGGAGGACCAGGCTCTAGCGGGGCTGTCCTCCCTAGCACTGCTGGACCTCAGCAGGAACCAGCTGGGCACCATCAGCCGAGAGGCCCTGCAGCCCCTGGCCAGTCTGCAAGTCCTGCGCCTCACAG AGAACCCATGGCGCTGTGACTGCGCCCTGCACTGGCTGGGTGCCTGGATCAAGGAGGGCGGCCAGCGGCTGCTCACCTCCAGGGACAGGAAGATCATGTGTGCAGAGCCCCCGCGCCTGGCGCTCCAGAGTCTCCTGGACGTATCCCACAGCAGCCTCATCTGCATTCCGCCCTCTGTCCACGTGCAGCCGCTGGAGCTCACAGCCAACCTGGGTGAGGACCTGCGGGTTGCCTGCCAAGCCTCCGGCTACCCGCAGCCATTGGTGACCTGGAGAAAGGTGCCCCAGCCTCGCGAGGGCCGGCCGCGAGCCCAGGCCCAGCTAGAAGGCGGGTTGCTGGGCCTGGGCGGACACTCGGCATCCGACACGGGCAGCGGCATGCTCTTCCTCAGCAACATCACGCTGGCGCACGCCGGTAAGTACGAGTGCGAGGCCTCCAACGCCGGCGGCGCTGCCCGCGTGCCCTTCCGGCTCCTGGTCAACGCGTCCCGGCAGCAACCGCAGCAGCCCGCGCAACCGCCGCCTCCGGCCGCCCGCCCCGCCGGCAGCGAGCCCCGGCCCGAGGCGGGCAGCATGGCCTTCCGCGCCCTGGGCCTGGCCACGCAGACGGCCATTGCGGCGGCCATCGCGCTGCTGGCGCTCACGGCGCTGCTCCTGGTCGCCATGATCTGTCGCCGGCGCCGCAGGCGAAAAAAGGCGCGGGGGCCTCCGGGGGAGGGCGCGCTGTTCGTCAACGACTACTTGGACGGCCCCTGTACGTTCGCACAGCTAGAGGAGCTCCGCGACGAGCGCGGCCACGAGATGTTCGTCATCAACCGCTCCAAGCCGCTCTTCGCCGAGGGTCCGGCGGAGGCGCCCGCGGACTGCGGACAGGCagagggggcggggccggggctcCGCGTGCCCCCGCCGGTCGCCTACGAGATCCACTGCTAG
- the C7H8orf82 gene encoding UPF0598 protein C8orf82 homolog isoform X1: MWPPCGTLRTLVLARSRGARACSGDGGVSYTQGQSPEPRTREYFYYVDHQGQLFLDDSKMKNFITCFKDPQFLVTFFSRLRPNRSGRYEAAFPFLSPCGRERNFLRCEDRPVVFTHLLTADHGPPRLSYCGGGEALAVPFEPARLLPLAANGRLYHPAPERAGGVGLVRSALAFELSACFEYGPGAPALPSHVRWQGRRLALTMDLAPLLLAAWPP; the protein is encoded by the exons ATGTGGCCGCCTTGCGGGACGCTCCGGACCCTGGTCTTGGCGCGGTCGCGGGGAGCCCGGGCCTGCAGCGGGGATGGGGGCGTTTCCTACACGCAGGGCCAGAGTCCGGAGCCCCGGACCCGCGAGTATTTCTACTACGTGGACCACCAGGGCCAG CTTTTCCTGGATGATTCCAAAATGAAGAATTTCATCACCTGCTTCAAAG ACCCGCAGTTCCTGGTCACCTTCTTCTCCCGCCTGAGACCCAACCGCAGCGGGCGCTACGAGGCCGCTTTCCCCTTCCTCTCGCCCTGCGGCAGAGAGCGCAACTTCCTGCGCTGCGAGGACCGGCCGGTGGTCTTCACGCACCTGCTGACCGCGGACCACGGGCCTCCGCGCCTCTCCTACTGCGGCGGTGGCGAGGCCCTGGCCGTGCCCTTCGAGCCGGCGCGCCTGCTGCCCCTGGCCGCCAACGGGCGCCTGTACCACCCGGCGCCGGAGCGTGCGGGCGGCGTGGGCCTGGTGCGCTCCGCCCTGGCCTTTGAGCTCAGTGCCTGCTTCGAGTACGGGCCCGGCGCGCCTGCGCTGCCCTCGCACGTGCGCTGGCAGGGCCGCCGCCTCGCCCTCACCATGGACCTGGCCCCGCTGCTGCTCGCGGCTTGGCCGCCCTGA
- the C7H8orf82 gene encoding UPF0598 protein C8orf82 homolog isoform X2 codes for MKNFITCFKDPQFLVTFFSRLRPNRSGRYEAAFPFLSPCGRERNFLRCEDRPVVFTHLLTADHGPPRLSYCGGGEALAVPFEPARLLPLAANGRLYHPAPERAGGVGLVRSALAFELSACFEYGPGAPALPSHVRWQGRRLALTMDLAPLLLAAWPP; via the exons ATGAAGAATTTCATCACCTGCTTCAAAG ACCCGCAGTTCCTGGTCACCTTCTTCTCCCGCCTGAGACCCAACCGCAGCGGGCGCTACGAGGCCGCTTTCCCCTTCCTCTCGCCCTGCGGCAGAGAGCGCAACTTCCTGCGCTGCGAGGACCGGCCGGTGGTCTTCACGCACCTGCTGACCGCGGACCACGGGCCTCCGCGCCTCTCCTACTGCGGCGGTGGCGAGGCCCTGGCCGTGCCCTTCGAGCCGGCGCGCCTGCTGCCCCTGGCCGCCAACGGGCGCCTGTACCACCCGGCGCCGGAGCGTGCGGGCGGCGTGGGCCTGGTGCGCTCCGCCCTGGCCTTTGAGCTCAGTGCCTGCTTCGAGTACGGGCCCGGCGCGCCTGCGCTGCCCTCGCACGTGCGCTGGCAGGGCCGCCGCCTCGCCCTCACCATGGACCTGGCCCCGCTGCTGCTCGCGGCTTGGCCGCCCTGA